The segment TTTGACAATGCCCTGCAGAGCCTTCACCCCGTGCCGCGTGCTGGAGCCCCGCACGCAGTCATGGCCCTGGCGCCCCAGGACCTGGGCGATGTACTCGCCGTCCTCGGAGGCGCTGACCATGATAGCGGCGTTCCAGCCTTTAAACAAATAGCTGACCATCAAAATTCTGGAATGCCAGAAAATCAGGATGAAATCCCTTTTGCTCTCCACAATGGCGCGCACGGGCTCGTACCCTTTGACGCGGATGCGGCAGGAAAGGAACAAAGCGTCGATAATGGTCTTGCCCAGGACGCCCACTGCTTTCCATTTGAGCTTTTTGGATCTTGCCGGCGTGAATTCCTTGGTCATGAGGATTTTTCTCCCAAAAGCTCCAGGGCGATGGAGGCGGTTTTATCCGAAGCCCCGGGCCCGCCCAGGAGCTTGCGGACTTCCTTCAGGTCCCGGTAGATCTCCGATAACCTGCGGGGATCCAGTATAATTTCCAGGGACCGTGCCGCGATGTTCTCGGGATTAGCCTTATCCTGAATCAGTTCCGGCATGATTTCCTTTTTGCCGATAAGATTGGCCAGGCCCACGTATTTCACCTTGATCACGGCCTTGGCGACCAAATAGCTTATGGAGGAGATTCTGTAAACAATAACCGTAGGGGCCAGAGCAAGAGCCGCTTCCAGGGTGACGGTGCCGGATGCGGCGATCACCAGTTGGCTTTGCTCCATAACCT is part of the Desulfatibacillum aliphaticivorans DSM 15576 genome and harbors:
- a CDS encoding lysophospholipid acyltransferase family protein, with the protein product MTKEFTPARSKKLKWKAVGVLGKTIIDALFLSCRIRVKGYEPVRAIVESKRDFILIFWHSRILMVSYLFKGWNAAIMVSASEDGEYIAQVLGRQGHDCVRGSSTRHGVKALQGIVKKMQNGQPAGIVPDGPQGPRQVLQPGAISLARKTGAPIIPVTYSATSRKVFASWDRFILPKPFSENVVVYGKPIMVPPKMSDQEFEAKRREAQDELNRITALAEKLCGHEVDE